A window of Amphiprion ocellaris isolate individual 3 ecotype Okinawa chromosome 12, ASM2253959v1, whole genome shotgun sequence contains these coding sequences:
- the LOC129350233 gene encoding uncharacterized protein LOC129350233 gives MLDNSQEEIAEEQATSEVKVSSKASASSKGSTIKSSKSSVLEAAILARASAEATNVKASYSKKQLEIKKQQAKLELEKATLEADLEILEMEKEAAAATAKAEVLEAAAAAEQVEGKSVKSGVPPQVIKQRTMEYVQHQSQLKSRVQDKASQELSVKAQAFTPKKYEQYPSPPTLKKMYVKNETPFIENYVKPNSCYASHHSDPPMADFARFLARRELITTGLFKFDDTPENFRAWRSSFLSATADVDLTYSQELDLLVKWLGKESSEHVKRIRAVYSTNPKAALQLSWDRLDECYVTPEVVENALFKRLDNFPRLTNRDNVKLRELGDLLLELQVAKDEAYLPGLAYLDTPRGVKPIAEKLPTSLQDKWLHIGSKYKQKYDVSFPPFSYFVRFIQDEAKARNDPSFVTCSSHSFVKGEKTQFKQTSHKTPLTVNKTEVNNTPPASPTEDDQTRYCPVHKKTHPLAKCRAFRTKPLQERQNILKEHKRCFRCCSPTHSVKDCDVKLKCEECQSEKHCTAMHQDTSQQPQPVNTPEPEPQPQDDTPPEVTSRCTEICGEGCPPRSCSKVCLVRVFPKGQPQRSVKMYVVLDDQSNSSLARPEFFDTFGIKGSPLTYHMRTCAGLPEMLGRKATGFQIEALSGGPRIDLPPLIECDEIVFNRNEIPTPEVALAHAHLKHLAPLIPKYDPDAQIAVLLGRDIIQVHKARQQVNGPHSAPFAQRLDLGWVIVGEVCLNAHKPTVNVYKTHMLCNGRPSLLTPCPNSINVKELPCYGGERKNNLCKRNSKPHMTEQGLGDKVFERTENDNKCALSFEDETFLKIMEKEVHQDENKNWIAPLPFKSPRLPLPNNRDQALSRLSSLRRNLIKNP, from the coding sequence ATGTTGGACAACTCTCAAGAGGAGATAGCAGAGGAACAGGCTACCTCAGAAGTCAAAGTGTCATCCAAAGCTAGTGCCAGCTCCAAAGGCTCTACCATCAAGTCTTCAAAGTCCAGCGTATTGGAAGCAGCCATTTTAGCACGTGCATCTGCAGAAGCCACAAATGTTAAAGCCTCATACAGCAAGAAACAATTAgaaatcaaaaaacaacaagcaaagCTAGAACTGGAAAAGGCAACACTCGAGGCAGATTTGGAGATACTGGAGATGGAgaaagaagcagcagctgctACAGCTAAAGCAGAAGTCCTAGAAGCTGCTGCCGCTGCAGAACAAGTTGAAGGAAAAAGCGTAAAAAGTGGAGTCCCACCACAAGTCATCAAGCAGAGAACTATGGAATATGTGCAACATCAATCGCAGCTAAAGTCACGGGTGCAAGACAAAGCATCTCAAGAGCTCTCAGTGAAGGCACAAGCATTTACTCCAAAGAAATACGAACAGTATCCCTCTCCTCCAACACTcaagaaaatgtatgtaaaaaatgaaactcCCTTCATAGAAAACTATGTCAAACCAAACAGTTGCTATGCTTCCCACCATAGTGACCCACCCATGGCAGACTTTGCTAGATTTCTCGCCCGCAGAGAGCTTATCACAACAGGGCTCTTTAAGTTTGACGACACCCCTGAAAACTTTAGGGCATGGCGTTCTTCTTTCTTAAGTGCAACTGCAGATGTCGATCTCACATACAGCCAAGAGTTAGACCTCCTTGTCAAGTGGCTTGGTAAAGAGTCCTCTGAGCATGTTAAGAGAATCAGAGCCGTCTATTCAACTAATCCCAAAGCCGCTCTCCAGTTGTCATGGGACAGACTGGACGAATGTTATGTTACACCAGAGGTGGTCGAAAACGCCTTATTCAAAAGACTAGACAATTTCCCTCGCCTTACAAACAGAGACAATGTAAAGCTCAGGGAGCTTGGAGATTTGCTCTTAGAACTGCAGGTCGCCAAAGACGAAGCTTATCTCCCAGGCCTTGCCTACCTCGACACACCCCGTGGTGTTAAGCCCATAGCCGAAAAGTTGCCGACAAGCCTACAAGACAAATGGCTGCACATAGGctcaaaatacaaacaaaaatatgacgTGTCCTTCCCTCCCTTCTCATATTTTGTCAGGTTCATCCAAGACGAAGCAAAAGCTAGAAACGACCCTAGTTTTGTGACATGCAGTAGTCACTCTTTCGTCAAAGGTGAGAAAACACAATTCAAACAGACTAGTCACAAAACACCTCtaactgtaaacaaaacagaggTCAACAATACTCCTCCAGCTAGTCCTACAGAGGACGATCAGACACGGTACTGCCCGGTCCACAAGAAAACACATCCTCTTGCAAAATGTAGAGCTTTCCGGACCAAACCACTACAAGAAAGGCAAAATATTCTCAAGGAACATAAACGATGTTTTCGCTGCTGCTCACCCACACACTCAGTAAAGGATTGTGACGTGAAACTCAAATGTGAGGAgtgtcaaagtgaaaaacattgCACTGCTATGCATCAGGACACAAGTCAGCAACCCCAGCcagtaaacacacctgaaccaGAGCCTCAGCCCCAAGACGACACACCACCTGAGGTAACGTCACGGTGCACTGAGATTTGCGGTGAAGGCTGTCCTCCACGTTCTTGCTCAAAAGTATGTCTTGTTCGAGTTTTCCCTAAAGGCCAACCACAACGCTCTGTCAAGATGTATGTGGTCCTTGATGACCAGAGTAACAGCTCGCTGGCCCGTCCCGAATTCTTTGATACATTTGGGATCAAAGGTAGCCCTCTGACATACCATATGAGAACGTGTGCTGGTCTACCTGAAATGCTTGGCAGGAAGGCAACAGGGTTTCAAATCGAGGCGCTAAGTGGAGGCCCACGCATCGACCTCCCTCCTCTCATCGAATGTGACGAGATAGTCTTCAACAGAAATGAAATACCTACGCCTGAAGTCGCACTTGCTCATGCTCACTTGAAACACCTCGCTCCTCTCATTCCCAAGTATGATCCAGACGCTCAGATTGCAGTTTTGCTGGGCAGAGACATTATACAAGTCCACAAGGCACGGCAACAAGTTAACGGACCCCACAGTGCACCCTTTGCTCAGCGCCTGGACTTAGGCTGGGTAATAGTGGGTGAAGTGTGCCTCAACGCTCATAAGCCAACTGTCAATGTCTACAAAACCCACATGCTTTGCAATGGTCGTCCATCGCTCCTCACCCCTTGTCCTAACAGCATCAACGTCAAAGAGTTACCATGCTACGGCGGGGAGCGCAAAAATAACCTCTGTAAACGCAACTCAAAACCCCACATGACAGAACAAGGACTTGGGGACAAAGTTTTTGAACGCACAGAGAATGATAACAAATGTGCATTGTCTTTTGAGGATGAGACTTTTCTTAAGATAATGGAGAAAGAGGTTCACCAAGATGAAAATAAGAACTGGATCGCTCCTCTACCTTTTAAGTCCCCTCGCTTGCCTCTTCCAAATAACCGAGACCAGGCTCTTTCAAGACTCAGCTCATTAAGACGCAACTTAATCAAAAATCCTTAA